In the genome of Sebastes umbrosus isolate fSebUmb1 chromosome 14, fSebUmb1.pri, whole genome shotgun sequence, one region contains:
- the mpp3a gene encoding MAGUK p55 subfamily member 3 isoform X1, producing the protein MKEAMPVLTAGAGLHETLALLTSQLRPDANHKEDMVFLKDVFSERSLGYLMKIHEKLRQYERQSPTPVLHSASSLAEDVAEELQSGPMSTEEKELLHLLTSPHLKAVLSVHDTVAQKNFDPVLPPLPDDFEDELEEESVKIVRLVKNKEPLGATIRRDEATGMVIVARIMRGGAADRSGLVHVGDELREVNGVSVIHKRPDEISQLLSQSQGSITLKIIPAIKEEDRLKDSKVYVRALFDYIPLEDKATPCQEAGLPFKRGDILQVVTQDDHTWWQAKRVGDSNLRAGLVPSKQFQERRLAYRMKMGTLPNPKSPKKPVYDQGCDKEDCDCEGYFNGQYIVSPKCKAVAPSCGQVFSWEFYSAGLRRSFRLSRKDRQGSSGEGSDPGDPDFLTYEEVTRYQQRSNERPRLVVLIGSLGARINELKQRVIAENPHRFAVAVPHTTRPKKPQEKEGVEYHFVTKQQFDADALNNKFIEHGEYKENQYGTSIEAIRSVQAKNKMCVVDVQPEALKRLRTAEFKPYVIFVKPRVPDSRRRRSAATSPGGGEHGRTTDEDLQEMRQSAIQIDQQYGHLVDRILIKEDSASACAELRGILERLERESFWVPVCWVRT; encoded by the exons ATGAAAGAAGCCATGCCGGTCCTCACAGCAGGAGCGG GGCTACACGAAACGTTGGCCCTGCTGACCTCTCAGCTACGGCCCGATGCCAATCACAAAGAGGACATGGTCTTCCTCAAAGACGTCTTCAGTGAGCGGAGCTTGGGATACCTCATGAAG ATTCATGAGAAGTTGAGACAGTATGAGAGACAGAGTCCAACACCCGTCCTCCACAGTGCCTCGTCTTTGGCAGAGGAT GTGGCGGAGGAGCTGCAGAGCGGACCGATGAGCACCGAGGAGAAGGAGCTGCTGCACCTGCTGACGTCACCGCATCTCAAG GCCGTTCTCTCGGTGCACGACACCGTGGCACAGAAGAACTTTGATCCCGTGCTGCCGCCGCTGCCGGATGACTTTGAGGACGAGCTGGAGGAAGAGTCGGTGAAGATCGTCAGGCTGGTGAAGAACAAGGAGCCTCTG GGAGCCACCATCAGGCGGGATGAAGCCACTGGGATGGTGATCGTGGCTCGGATCATGAGAGGAGGTGCAGCCGACCGAAGCG GTTTGGTCCATGTAGGAGATGAACTCAGGGAGGTCAACGGAGTCTCTGTGATCCACAAGAGGCCTGATGAGATCAGTCAGCTGCTG TCTCAGTCCCAGGGCTCCATCACTCTGAAGATAATCCCTGCCATTAAAGAAGAGGACCGACTGAAGGACAGCAAG GTGTACGTGAGAGCGTTGTTTGACTACATCCCGTTGGAAGACAAGGCGACACCTTGCCAAGAAGCGGGACTTCCCTTCAAGCGGGGAGACATCCTGCAGGTCGTGACCCAAGACGACCACACGTGGTGGCAGGCCAAGCGCGTGGGAGACAGCAACCTGCGGGCCGGACTTGTCCCATCCAAACAGTTCCAGGAGAG GCGACTGGCCTACAGGATGAAAATGGGCACTCTCCCGAATCCAAAATCCCCTAAAAAGCCTGTCT ATGATCAAGGATGTGATAAAG AGGACTGTGACTGTGAGGGCTATTTCAATGGACAGTACATAG TCTCTCCTAAGTGTAAAGCAGTGGCGCCCTCCTGTGGCCAGGTGTTTTCCTGGGAATTTTATTCAG CTGGTTTACGGAGGAGCTTCCGGCTGAGTCGCAAGGACAGGCAAGGATCCTCCGGAGAGGGCTCTGATCCTGGAGACCCCGACTTCCTGACTTATGAGGAGGTGACCCGCTACCAGCAGAGATCCAACGAGAGGCCCCGTCTGGTGGTTCTGATCG GATCTCTCGGAGCACGAATCAATGAACTCAAACAGCGGGTGATTGCTGAAAACCCACATCGTTTTGCAGTGGCTGTACCAC ATACCACCCGGCCCAAGAAGCCTCAAGAGAAGGAGGGTGTCGAGTACCACTTTGTCACCAAACAGCAATTTGACGCAGATGCTTTAAACAACAA GTTCATAGAGCACGGGGAATACAAGGAGAACCAGTATGGCACAAGTATAGAGGCTATCCGCTCTGTACAGGCCAAGAATAAGATGTGTGTAGTGGATGTGCAGCCTGAG GCCCTGAAGAGGCTGCGGACAGCAGAGTTCAAGCCCTATGTAATATTTGTCAAACCTCGTGTTCCTGATAGCAGACGTCGCCGCAGTGCTGCCACTTCACCAGGTGGGGGAGAGCACGGCCGCACTACA GACGAGGACCTCCAAGAGATGCGTCAGTCTGCCATTCAGATTGATCAGCAGTATGGACATCTGGTGGACCGGATCCTGATCAAGGAGGACTCAGCCAGTGCCTGTGCAGAACTTCGAGGTATCTTGGAAAGGCTGGAGCGAGAGTCCTTCTGGGTGCCTGTCTGCTGGGTGCGGACCTAA
- the mpp3a gene encoding MAGUK p55 subfamily member 3 isoform X3, which yields MKEAMPVLTAGAGLHETLALLTSQLRPDANHKEDMVFLKDVFSERSLGYLMKIHEKLRQYERQSPTPVLHSASSLAEDVAEELQSGPMSTEEKELLHLLTSPHLKAVLSVHDTVAQKNFDPVLPPLPDDFEDELEEESVKIVRLVKNKEPLGATIRRDEATGMVIVARIMRGGAADRSGLVHVGDELREVNGVSVIHKRPDEISQLLSQSQGSITLKIIPAIKEEDRLKDSKVYVRALFDYIPLEDKATPCQEAGLPFKRGDILQVVTQDDHTWWQAKRVGDSNLRAGLVPSKQFQERRLAYRMKMGTLPNPKSPKKPVYDQGCDKEDCDCEGYFNGQYIAGLRRSFRLSRKDRQGSSGEGSDPGDPDFLTYEEVTRYQQRSNERPRLVVLIGSLGARINELKQRVIAENPHRFAVAVPHTTRPKKPQEKEGVEYHFVTKQQFDADALNNKFIEHGEYKENQYGTSIEAIRSVQAKNKMCVVDVQPEALKRLRTAEFKPYVIFVKPRVPDSRRRRSAATSPGGGEHGRTTDEDLQEMRQSAIQIDQQYGHLVDRILIKEDSASACAELRGILERLERESFWVPVCWVRT from the exons ATGAAAGAAGCCATGCCGGTCCTCACAGCAGGAGCGG GGCTACACGAAACGTTGGCCCTGCTGACCTCTCAGCTACGGCCCGATGCCAATCACAAAGAGGACATGGTCTTCCTCAAAGACGTCTTCAGTGAGCGGAGCTTGGGATACCTCATGAAG ATTCATGAGAAGTTGAGACAGTATGAGAGACAGAGTCCAACACCCGTCCTCCACAGTGCCTCGTCTTTGGCAGAGGAT GTGGCGGAGGAGCTGCAGAGCGGACCGATGAGCACCGAGGAGAAGGAGCTGCTGCACCTGCTGACGTCACCGCATCTCAAG GCCGTTCTCTCGGTGCACGACACCGTGGCACAGAAGAACTTTGATCCCGTGCTGCCGCCGCTGCCGGATGACTTTGAGGACGAGCTGGAGGAAGAGTCGGTGAAGATCGTCAGGCTGGTGAAGAACAAGGAGCCTCTG GGAGCCACCATCAGGCGGGATGAAGCCACTGGGATGGTGATCGTGGCTCGGATCATGAGAGGAGGTGCAGCCGACCGAAGCG GTTTGGTCCATGTAGGAGATGAACTCAGGGAGGTCAACGGAGTCTCTGTGATCCACAAGAGGCCTGATGAGATCAGTCAGCTGCTG TCTCAGTCCCAGGGCTCCATCACTCTGAAGATAATCCCTGCCATTAAAGAAGAGGACCGACTGAAGGACAGCAAG GTGTACGTGAGAGCGTTGTTTGACTACATCCCGTTGGAAGACAAGGCGACACCTTGCCAAGAAGCGGGACTTCCCTTCAAGCGGGGAGACATCCTGCAGGTCGTGACCCAAGACGACCACACGTGGTGGCAGGCCAAGCGCGTGGGAGACAGCAACCTGCGGGCCGGACTTGTCCCATCCAAACAGTTCCAGGAGAG GCGACTGGCCTACAGGATGAAAATGGGCACTCTCCCGAATCCAAAATCCCCTAAAAAGCCTGTCT ATGATCAAGGATGTGATAAAG AGGACTGTGACTGTGAGGGCTATTTCAATGGACAGTACATAG CTGGTTTACGGAGGAGCTTCCGGCTGAGTCGCAAGGACAGGCAAGGATCCTCCGGAGAGGGCTCTGATCCTGGAGACCCCGACTTCCTGACTTATGAGGAGGTGACCCGCTACCAGCAGAGATCCAACGAGAGGCCCCGTCTGGTGGTTCTGATCG GATCTCTCGGAGCACGAATCAATGAACTCAAACAGCGGGTGATTGCTGAAAACCCACATCGTTTTGCAGTGGCTGTACCAC ATACCACCCGGCCCAAGAAGCCTCAAGAGAAGGAGGGTGTCGAGTACCACTTTGTCACCAAACAGCAATTTGACGCAGATGCTTTAAACAACAA GTTCATAGAGCACGGGGAATACAAGGAGAACCAGTATGGCACAAGTATAGAGGCTATCCGCTCTGTACAGGCCAAGAATAAGATGTGTGTAGTGGATGTGCAGCCTGAG GCCCTGAAGAGGCTGCGGACAGCAGAGTTCAAGCCCTATGTAATATTTGTCAAACCTCGTGTTCCTGATAGCAGACGTCGCCGCAGTGCTGCCACTTCACCAGGTGGGGGAGAGCACGGCCGCACTACA GACGAGGACCTCCAAGAGATGCGTCAGTCTGCCATTCAGATTGATCAGCAGTATGGACATCTGGTGGACCGGATCCTGATCAAGGAGGACTCAGCCAGTGCCTGTGCAGAACTTCGAGGTATCTTGGAAAGGCTGGAGCGAGAGTCCTTCTGGGTGCCTGTCTGCTGGGTGCGGACCTAA
- the mpp3a gene encoding MAGUK p55 subfamily member 3 isoform X2, which translates to MKEAMPVLTAGAGLHETLALLTSQLRPDANHKEDMVFLKDVFSERSLGYLMKIHEKLRQYERQSPTPVLHSASSLAEDVAEELQSGPMSTEEKELLHLLTSPHLKAVLSVHDTVAQKNFDPVLPPLPDDFEDELEEESVKIVRLVKNKEPLGATIRRDEATGMVIVARIMRGGAADRSGLVHVGDELREVNGVSVIHKRPDEISQLLSQSQGSITLKIIPAIKEEDRLKDSKVYVRALFDYIPLEDKATPCQEAGLPFKRGDILQVVTQDDHTWWQAKRVGDSNLRAGLVPSKQFQERRLAYRMKMGTLPNPKSPKKPVYDQGCDKVSPKCKAVAPSCGQVFSWEFYSAGLRRSFRLSRKDRQGSSGEGSDPGDPDFLTYEEVTRYQQRSNERPRLVVLIGSLGARINELKQRVIAENPHRFAVAVPHTTRPKKPQEKEGVEYHFVTKQQFDADALNNKFIEHGEYKENQYGTSIEAIRSVQAKNKMCVVDVQPEALKRLRTAEFKPYVIFVKPRVPDSRRRRSAATSPGGGEHGRTTDEDLQEMRQSAIQIDQQYGHLVDRILIKEDSASACAELRGILERLERESFWVPVCWVRT; encoded by the exons ATGAAAGAAGCCATGCCGGTCCTCACAGCAGGAGCGG GGCTACACGAAACGTTGGCCCTGCTGACCTCTCAGCTACGGCCCGATGCCAATCACAAAGAGGACATGGTCTTCCTCAAAGACGTCTTCAGTGAGCGGAGCTTGGGATACCTCATGAAG ATTCATGAGAAGTTGAGACAGTATGAGAGACAGAGTCCAACACCCGTCCTCCACAGTGCCTCGTCTTTGGCAGAGGAT GTGGCGGAGGAGCTGCAGAGCGGACCGATGAGCACCGAGGAGAAGGAGCTGCTGCACCTGCTGACGTCACCGCATCTCAAG GCCGTTCTCTCGGTGCACGACACCGTGGCACAGAAGAACTTTGATCCCGTGCTGCCGCCGCTGCCGGATGACTTTGAGGACGAGCTGGAGGAAGAGTCGGTGAAGATCGTCAGGCTGGTGAAGAACAAGGAGCCTCTG GGAGCCACCATCAGGCGGGATGAAGCCACTGGGATGGTGATCGTGGCTCGGATCATGAGAGGAGGTGCAGCCGACCGAAGCG GTTTGGTCCATGTAGGAGATGAACTCAGGGAGGTCAACGGAGTCTCTGTGATCCACAAGAGGCCTGATGAGATCAGTCAGCTGCTG TCTCAGTCCCAGGGCTCCATCACTCTGAAGATAATCCCTGCCATTAAAGAAGAGGACCGACTGAAGGACAGCAAG GTGTACGTGAGAGCGTTGTTTGACTACATCCCGTTGGAAGACAAGGCGACACCTTGCCAAGAAGCGGGACTTCCCTTCAAGCGGGGAGACATCCTGCAGGTCGTGACCCAAGACGACCACACGTGGTGGCAGGCCAAGCGCGTGGGAGACAGCAACCTGCGGGCCGGACTTGTCCCATCCAAACAGTTCCAGGAGAG GCGACTGGCCTACAGGATGAAAATGGGCACTCTCCCGAATCCAAAATCCCCTAAAAAGCCTGTCT ATGATCAAGGATGTGATAAAG TCTCTCCTAAGTGTAAAGCAGTGGCGCCCTCCTGTGGCCAGGTGTTTTCCTGGGAATTTTATTCAG CTGGTTTACGGAGGAGCTTCCGGCTGAGTCGCAAGGACAGGCAAGGATCCTCCGGAGAGGGCTCTGATCCTGGAGACCCCGACTTCCTGACTTATGAGGAGGTGACCCGCTACCAGCAGAGATCCAACGAGAGGCCCCGTCTGGTGGTTCTGATCG GATCTCTCGGAGCACGAATCAATGAACTCAAACAGCGGGTGATTGCTGAAAACCCACATCGTTTTGCAGTGGCTGTACCAC ATACCACCCGGCCCAAGAAGCCTCAAGAGAAGGAGGGTGTCGAGTACCACTTTGTCACCAAACAGCAATTTGACGCAGATGCTTTAAACAACAA GTTCATAGAGCACGGGGAATACAAGGAGAACCAGTATGGCACAAGTATAGAGGCTATCCGCTCTGTACAGGCCAAGAATAAGATGTGTGTAGTGGATGTGCAGCCTGAG GCCCTGAAGAGGCTGCGGACAGCAGAGTTCAAGCCCTATGTAATATTTGTCAAACCTCGTGTTCCTGATAGCAGACGTCGCCGCAGTGCTGCCACTTCACCAGGTGGGGGAGAGCACGGCCGCACTACA GACGAGGACCTCCAAGAGATGCGTCAGTCTGCCATTCAGATTGATCAGCAGTATGGACATCTGGTGGACCGGATCCTGATCAAGGAGGACTCAGCCAGTGCCTGTGCAGAACTTCGAGGTATCTTGGAAAGGCTGGAGCGAGAGTCCTTCTGGGTGCCTGTCTGCTGGGTGCGGACCTAA
- the mpp3a gene encoding MAGUK p55 subfamily member 3 isoform X4 yields the protein MKEAMPVLTAGAGLHETLALLTSQLRPDANHKEDMVFLKDVFSERSLGYLMKIHEKLRQYERQSPTPVLHSASSLAEDVAEELQSGPMSTEEKELLHLLTSPHLKAVLSVHDTVAQKNFDPVLPPLPDDFEDELEEESVKIVRLVKNKEPLGATIRRDEATGMVIVARIMRGGAADRSGLVHVGDELREVNGVSVIHKRPDEISQLLSQSQGSITLKIIPAIKEEDRLKDSKVYVRALFDYIPLEDKATPCQEAGLPFKRGDILQVVTQDDHTWWQAKRVGDSNLRAGLVPSKQFQERRLAYRMKMGTLPNPKSPKKPVYDQGCDKAGLRRSFRLSRKDRQGSSGEGSDPGDPDFLTYEEVTRYQQRSNERPRLVVLIGSLGARINELKQRVIAENPHRFAVAVPHTTRPKKPQEKEGVEYHFVTKQQFDADALNNKFIEHGEYKENQYGTSIEAIRSVQAKNKMCVVDVQPEALKRLRTAEFKPYVIFVKPRVPDSRRRRSAATSPGGGEHGRTTDEDLQEMRQSAIQIDQQYGHLVDRILIKEDSASACAELRGILERLERESFWVPVCWVRT from the exons ATGAAAGAAGCCATGCCGGTCCTCACAGCAGGAGCGG GGCTACACGAAACGTTGGCCCTGCTGACCTCTCAGCTACGGCCCGATGCCAATCACAAAGAGGACATGGTCTTCCTCAAAGACGTCTTCAGTGAGCGGAGCTTGGGATACCTCATGAAG ATTCATGAGAAGTTGAGACAGTATGAGAGACAGAGTCCAACACCCGTCCTCCACAGTGCCTCGTCTTTGGCAGAGGAT GTGGCGGAGGAGCTGCAGAGCGGACCGATGAGCACCGAGGAGAAGGAGCTGCTGCACCTGCTGACGTCACCGCATCTCAAG GCCGTTCTCTCGGTGCACGACACCGTGGCACAGAAGAACTTTGATCCCGTGCTGCCGCCGCTGCCGGATGACTTTGAGGACGAGCTGGAGGAAGAGTCGGTGAAGATCGTCAGGCTGGTGAAGAACAAGGAGCCTCTG GGAGCCACCATCAGGCGGGATGAAGCCACTGGGATGGTGATCGTGGCTCGGATCATGAGAGGAGGTGCAGCCGACCGAAGCG GTTTGGTCCATGTAGGAGATGAACTCAGGGAGGTCAACGGAGTCTCTGTGATCCACAAGAGGCCTGATGAGATCAGTCAGCTGCTG TCTCAGTCCCAGGGCTCCATCACTCTGAAGATAATCCCTGCCATTAAAGAAGAGGACCGACTGAAGGACAGCAAG GTGTACGTGAGAGCGTTGTTTGACTACATCCCGTTGGAAGACAAGGCGACACCTTGCCAAGAAGCGGGACTTCCCTTCAAGCGGGGAGACATCCTGCAGGTCGTGACCCAAGACGACCACACGTGGTGGCAGGCCAAGCGCGTGGGAGACAGCAACCTGCGGGCCGGACTTGTCCCATCCAAACAGTTCCAGGAGAG GCGACTGGCCTACAGGATGAAAATGGGCACTCTCCCGAATCCAAAATCCCCTAAAAAGCCTGTCT ATGATCAAGGATGTGATAAAG CTGGTTTACGGAGGAGCTTCCGGCTGAGTCGCAAGGACAGGCAAGGATCCTCCGGAGAGGGCTCTGATCCTGGAGACCCCGACTTCCTGACTTATGAGGAGGTGACCCGCTACCAGCAGAGATCCAACGAGAGGCCCCGTCTGGTGGTTCTGATCG GATCTCTCGGAGCACGAATCAATGAACTCAAACAGCGGGTGATTGCTGAAAACCCACATCGTTTTGCAGTGGCTGTACCAC ATACCACCCGGCCCAAGAAGCCTCAAGAGAAGGAGGGTGTCGAGTACCACTTTGTCACCAAACAGCAATTTGACGCAGATGCTTTAAACAACAA GTTCATAGAGCACGGGGAATACAAGGAGAACCAGTATGGCACAAGTATAGAGGCTATCCGCTCTGTACAGGCCAAGAATAAGATGTGTGTAGTGGATGTGCAGCCTGAG GCCCTGAAGAGGCTGCGGACAGCAGAGTTCAAGCCCTATGTAATATTTGTCAAACCTCGTGTTCCTGATAGCAGACGTCGCCGCAGTGCTGCCACTTCACCAGGTGGGGGAGAGCACGGCCGCACTACA GACGAGGACCTCCAAGAGATGCGTCAGTCTGCCATTCAGATTGATCAGCAGTATGGACATCTGGTGGACCGGATCCTGATCAAGGAGGACTCAGCCAGTGCCTGTGCAGAACTTCGAGGTATCTTGGAAAGGCTGGAGCGAGAGTCCTTCTGGGTGCCTGTCTGCTGGGTGCGGACCTAA